From Halotia branconii CENA392, the proteins below share one genomic window:
- a CDS encoding SDR family oxidoreductase has product MSYSPYLLKGQKALVTGASSGIGEAIARHLAASGAAVAINYHSEAEEAQKIVDDIKVANGEAISIQADVSKEDQVKAMFSQTLKQFGTIDILVNNAGLQKDSPFIEMSLDQWNAVIGVNLTGQFLCAREAAKEFLRRGVKPDISCAAGKIICISSVHEIIPWAGHVNYATSKGGINMMMRSIAQELAPHKIRVNSIAPGAIKTPINKSAWETPEAEAKLLKLIPAKRVGNVEDIAKAAVWLASDDSDYVNGETLFVDGGMTLYPGFTQNG; this is encoded by the coding sequence ATGAGCTATTCTCCTTACCTGCTCAAAGGTCAAAAAGCACTTGTAACGGGTGCTAGTTCTGGTATTGGTGAAGCGATCGCTCGCCATTTAGCTGCATCAGGTGCAGCAGTAGCTATTAACTATCATTCTGAAGCTGAAGAAGCTCAAAAAATTGTCGATGATATCAAAGTTGCCAATGGAGAAGCTATTTCCATCCAAGCCGATGTCAGCAAAGAAGACCAAGTAAAGGCAATGTTTAGCCAGACTCTTAAACAATTTGGCACTATTGACATTTTGGTGAACAATGCCGGTCTACAAAAAGATTCACCCTTTATAGAGATGAGCCTTGACCAATGGAATGCAGTTATTGGGGTGAACTTAACAGGACAATTTTTGTGTGCGCGAGAAGCTGCAAAGGAGTTCTTACGTCGAGGTGTAAAGCCTGATATTTCATGCGCGGCAGGTAAAATTATTTGTATCAGTTCCGTGCATGAAATCATTCCTTGGGCTGGTCATGTTAATTATGCTACTAGTAAGGGTGGCATAAATATGATGATGCGAAGTATTGCCCAAGAACTCGCCCCCCATAAAATTCGCGTCAATAGTATTGCCCCTGGGGCGATCAAAACCCCAATTAATAAATCAGCTTGGGAGACTCCAGAAGCTGAGGCGAAGTTATTAAAACTGATTCCAGCAAAACGGGTAGGAAATGTAGAAGATATCGCCAAAGCAGCAGTTTGGTTGGCTTCTGATGACTCTGATTATGTCAACGGTGAAACACTGTTTGTAGACGGTGGTATGACCTTATATCCAGGTTTTACACAAAATGGTTAA